The window GAATTCCTGCAATTTTATTTGAGAGAAATTGATATCCTGTAAAAACTGAAAAAAGACCTACTACAATATACCACAGCATTGAAAAGCTTTCAATCAACGAAGCACGATAATAATCAAGTATATTTTCAGAATATTTTTTCCCGTAGCTGAGCATAATCAATATAAAACCCGCCGCAATGACAACTCCCCCGGAGAAAGCACCTCCAGGTGAAATATGACCATAAAGCGTTATGTAGACACCGTAAACACATATAAATGGAAATATTATTTTGCTAACGGTTTTAAGATAAGTACTTCCATTATGTCTAAAATAACATTTTTTTTCGTTCTTTAGCATTGCAGCTACCGCCAGAACAGACGTATAAAGCACAGTGGCCTCGCCGAGTGTATCAAAACCTCTATAATCATAAAGGATTGCAGCAATTGAGCTTAAAACCCCGGTATCGTCTAATACATCGTCGACATATTTTTTTACAACATAATTATTTAGATAAGAAGTATTTTCTCCACTACCGAAAGGTGGTAATTCCGAATTTACAAAAAGCAAAAGTATAAAAAGCGATATAGAAATAAAAAAATAGATATATTTTTTCATATTAATCCCACCGACCACCCATTTTCTTAATCGCAATAACGAACAGAATAGTTGTTATGCCAGCCCCAACGGCCGCCTCTGTTATCGCCAGGTCAGGCGCTTTTAATTCGAGCCAAACAATGGCCATTATGAAGCTGTAAACAGAAAATATAACGACAGCCGAGACTATCTCTTTTTTGATATATACTACCAATGAGCAGAGAATTAATATCACCAGCAGAAAAAGATTAAAAGCTTCATCCAACCATTGCATTCTACTTTTCTCCTTCATCGAAGATAAATTTTCCTTGAGCCGTTGGCAATTTATTATTATACGCAACCTTAGAAATCAAATGGGCAGCTACTGGATTTGCTATCCAAATCAAAGCGACTATAAAAAGGAGTTTCAGGGATTCAATAGAAATACCGTACCTCATCGCCAGCGAAAGAGTAACAAAGCCTAATCCTAGGGTATCGCATATCGTAGCCGCATGAAGCCTTGAGTACAAATCTGGAAGGCGCACTACGCCCACTGTTGAAACAATAAAGAAAAATATTCCTATGTAAAAGGTTATATAGGATAATATAATCATTTTAATCACTCTCTTTACGATAGCCATCGATAAATTTGAAAACTGCAATAGCTGCTATGAAGTTTATTAAAGCATATACTACGGCAACGTCAAGAAAAACAGGTTTATTTCTGATATAAGATAAAATAGAAATAAGTGCTACAGTCTTTGTGTTAACTATATTCGTTATTACGACTTTTTCGAGAACTCCCTTTCTATTTATACTAATCAGAATGGATACGATTATTGTAATGCAGAGGATTATGCCTCCTAGAGTTTTAAATATCTCAATTTCCATAAAAGGCATCCTCCAACTCCAAAATAACTTTTTCCATGGGCCACTCAACCATTTCTTCAGCATTTTGCGAGTTTAAAGCATGCAGTATAAAAGTATCGTTATAAAAATCTATTGTCAACGTGCCTGGAGTCAACGTTATTGTTGTAGCAGCTATAACCTTTCCTAAATTGGTCTTAAATCTTTTTCGAACCTTTATAAACCTTGGTGAGACATTAATTTTCCTTGACATGACAATCTCAGTCACCTGAATTCCAGCTTTTAAAATACAACTTATTAAATTTATTACATATTTAAGAAATGAGAAGATTATTATGAGATTTATTCTCTTAATATTTGAAGTATAGAAATATTTTCTATAAACTTCCATTGTAAAAACAATTGCCACCAACCCTAATGATAGATTTATAAAATCTGTTTTTCCAGAAGAAACA is drawn from Caldanaerovirga acetigignens and contains these coding sequences:
- the mbhE gene encoding hydrogen gas-evolving membrane-bound hydrogenase subunit E, which codes for MKKYIYFFISISLFILLLFVNSELPPFGSGENTSYLNNYVVKKYVDDVLDDTGVLSSIAAILYDYRGFDTLGEATVLYTSVLAVAAMLKNEKKCYFRHNGSTYLKTVSKIIFPFICVYGVYITLYGHISPGGAFSGGVVIAAGFILIMLSYGKKYSENILDYYRASLIESFSMLWYIVVGLFSVFTGYQFLSNKIAGIPTGIAGTVFSGGSIFLLNTTVAFKVFGTMYILFSLITPEEVEK
- a CDS encoding monovalent cation/H+ antiporter complex subunit F, translating into MEIEIFKTLGGIILCITIIVSILISINRKGVLEKVVITNIVNTKTVALISILSYIRNKPVFLDVAVVYALINFIAAIAVFKFIDGYRKESD
- the mnhG gene encoding monovalent cation/H(+) antiporter subunit G; translation: MAIVKRVIKMIILSYITFYIGIFFFIVSTVGVVRLPDLYSRLHAATICDTLGLGFVTLSLAMRYGISIESLKLLFIVALIWIANPVAAHLISKVAYNNKLPTAQGKFIFDEGEK
- a CDS encoding hydrogenase subunit MbhD domain-containing protein — encoded protein: MQWLDEAFNLFLLVILILCSLVVYIKKEIVSAVVIFSVYSFIMAIVWLELKAPDLAITEAAVGAGITTILFVIAIKKMGGRWD
- a CDS encoding Na+/H+ antiporter subunit E, whose amino-acid sequence is MKGLVYYYPVVFVFWLVSSGKTDFINLSLGLVAIVFTMEVYRKYFYTSNIKRINLIIIFSFLKYVINLISCILKAGIQVTEIVMSRKINVSPRFIKVRKRFKTNLGKVIAATTITLTPGTLTIDFYNDTFILHALNSQNAEEMVEWPMEKVILELEDAFYGN